The following are from one region of the Salvia hispanica cultivar TCC Black 2014 chromosome 1, UniMelb_Shisp_WGS_1.0, whole genome shotgun sequence genome:
- the LOC125202214 gene encoding uncharacterized protein LOC125202214 — MKPRSSASFLVSGCSTADPPPPVVIRRCLLLTPSVDVAPPTDNLVLRCCIGEGLQAGLAPFWVREKSRLLPGCTASGPGVDVWADGCSKRALNWAWRKGPKCTPYFFHFPFLVYLSLGT; from the exons ATGAAACCGAGGAGCAGCGCCTCCTTCCTCGTCTCCGGCTGCTCGACGGCAGACCCACCGCCGCCTGTCGTCATCCGCCGCTGCCTCCTTCTCACGCCTTCCGTTGACGTCGCGCCACCGACGGACAACCTCGTTCTAAG GTGCTGCATCGGTGAGGGCTTGCAGGCTGGACTTGCCCCTTTTTGG GTGAGAGAGAAATCTCGGCTGCTACCTGGCTGCACCGCGAGCGGGCCTGGAGTTGATGTCTGGGCCGACGGCTGCTCGAAACGGGCCCTAAATTGGGCCTGGAGAAAAGGCCCGAAATGcactccatatttttttcattttcctttccttgttTATCTTTCTTTGGGGACTTAA